One part of the Bradyrhizobium sp. CB1650 genome encodes these proteins:
- a CDS encoding adenosine-specific kinase yields MELTVVPIVKPDATNFIFGQSHFIKTVEDLHEALVGAVPGIRFGLAFCEASGKRLVRWSGNDEPALTLARDNALTIGAGHTFLIFLGDGFFPVNVLAAVRAVPEVCRIFCATANATQVIIAQTDLGRGVLGVVDGASPLGIEADADIAWRKDLLRKIGYKL; encoded by the coding sequence ATGGAACTCACCGTGGTGCCCATCGTCAAGCCGGACGCAACCAACTTCATCTTCGGCCAGTCGCATTTCATCAAGACCGTGGAAGACCTCCATGAGGCGCTGGTCGGCGCGGTGCCGGGCATCCGCTTCGGGCTCGCTTTCTGCGAAGCCTCCGGCAAGCGGCTGGTGCGCTGGTCGGGGAACGACGAACCTGCGCTCACCCTCGCGCGCGACAACGCATTGACCATCGGCGCCGGACACACTTTCCTGATCTTCCTGGGTGACGGATTCTTTCCCGTCAACGTGCTGGCTGCGGTGCGCGCGGTGCCGGAGGTCTGCCGCATCTTTTGTGCGACCGCCAATGCGACACAGGTGATCATCGCGCAAACGGACCTCGGCCGCGGCGTGCTCGGCGTGGTGGATGGTGCCTCGCCGCTGGGTATCGAAGCCGACGCGGACATTGCGTGGCGGAAAGACCTGCTGCGAAAGATCGGCTACAAGCTGTAG